A window of Oscillatoria sp. FACHB-1406 contains these coding sequences:
- a CDS encoding DUF697 domain-containing protein has translation MRLETYIYKSVALYISANVRLSGSSEPRQTLTEVCHTDPAEMLNDRELRITHYSIFARTRVRVEEDSEELMGGKKMAVKLNKPILMGGLGASFGLWLLLNVKESVFQVGEYGLLATMVLGGGFWLLKSRSPAKLPWEAAIAPMTKERVEGAIAQAKTVLAAVQTEVPERDLTQLQQTLANLPERLNRKALQLAVTGGKNTGKTALTQLLSAPESEETWIETEPFLVSTEATDAAAKVTALTSDLAIFVVAGDLTDSELKILKQLRGENQRLLLAFNKQDRFLPEERVEILQQLRQRVFGLIPADDVIAIAAAPSEMKVRQHQADGSQQEWMEAQEPEISALRDRLSAILTAEREQLVWATAWREAMQLKAEAKAILNAARRDRAMPIIEQYQWIAAAAAFANPVAALDLLAAAAISGQMLVDLSAIYPQKFSLAQAQTVSSTIGQLMVKLGIVELSTQAIGSILKSNAMTYVAGGAVQGVSAAYLTRLAGLSAIEYFQEVELSAATGEEFNRDRFSKILQAIFQQNQRTAFLQDFVKSSLARLAPESKTAEAVSS, from the coding sequence CGTTCGACTGAGCGGTTCGAGCGAGCCTCGCCAAACTCTTACCGAAGTGTGCCACACCGATCCTGCCGAAATGCTCAATGACCGCGAATTACGAATTACGCACTATTCAATATTCGCTCGGACTCGAGTTAGAGTAGAAGAAGATTCAGAGGAATTGATGGGAGGGAAGAAGATGGCGGTGAAACTCAACAAACCCATTTTAATGGGAGGTTTGGGAGCCTCTTTCGGATTGTGGCTGCTGTTGAATGTTAAAGAGTCGGTTTTTCAGGTTGGCGAGTATGGTTTGTTGGCGACGATGGTGTTGGGCGGTGGCTTCTGGTTGTTGAAGTCGCGATCGCCTGCTAAACTGCCTTGGGAAGCTGCGATCGCACCGATGACGAAGGAACGGGTTGAGGGCGCGATCGCACAAGCGAAAACAGTTTTAGCGGCGGTGCAAACTGAAGTTCCCGAACGAGATTTAACCCAACTGCAACAAACCCTCGCAAATCTCCCCGAACGTCTCAACCGCAAAGCGCTGCAATTAGCGGTGACGGGTGGAAAAAATACGGGCAAAACGGCGTTAACGCAGTTACTCAGCGCGCCTGAAAGCGAGGAAACTTGGATTGAAACCGAACCGTTCCTCGTCAGCACCGAAGCGACGGATGCAGCGGCAAAAGTAACGGCTTTAACCTCCGATTTAGCAATCTTCGTGGTTGCGGGCGATTTAACCGATTCAGAACTGAAAATCTTAAAACAGTTGCGCGGGGAAAATCAACGCCTTTTGCTCGCATTTAACAAGCAAGATCGCTTCCTGCCTGAAGAACGAGTTGAAATCCTGCAACAATTGCGCCAGCGCGTTTTTGGCTTAATTCCGGCGGATGATGTCATCGCGATTGCTGCCGCCCCTTCCGAGATGAAAGTTCGCCAGCATCAAGCGGATGGTTCGCAGCAGGAATGGATGGAAGCCCAAGAACCGGAGATTTCGGCGCTGCGCGATCGCCTTTCAGCTATTTTAACAGCGGAACGCGAACAATTAGTTTGGGCGACGGCGTGGCGGGAAGCGATGCAACTGAAAGCTGAAGCCAAAGCCATTTTAAATGCAGCCCGACGCGATCGCGCTATGCCTATTATCGAGCAGTATCAATGGATTGCCGCCGCTGCTGCCTTCGCTAATCCCGTCGCCGCGCTGGATTTGCTTGCCGCTGCTGCCATTAGCGGACAAATGCTTGTAGATCTCAGCGCCATTTACCCCCAAAAATTCTCCCTCGCCCAAGCGCAAACCGTTTCCAGTACGATCGGACAATTGATGGTGAAGTTGGGGATTGTCGAACTCTCTACCCAAGCCATTGGCTCGATTCTTAAGAGTAACGCGATGACTTATGTTGCTGGGGGTGCGGTGCAGGGGGTGAGTGCAGCGTATTTAACCCGCCTTGCTGGTTTAAGCGCGATCGAATATTTCCAAGAAGTGGAATTAAGCGCTGCTACGGGAGAAGAGTTCAACCGCGATCGCTTTAGCAAAATCCTGCAAGCCATCTTCCAACAAAATCAACGTACTGCATTTTTACAGGATTTTGTCAAGAGTTCCTTAGCGCGTCTTGCTCCGGAATCGAAAACTGCTGAAGCCGTTTCGAGCTAA
- a CDS encoding class I SAM-dependent methyltransferase, whose amino-acid sequence MSAPEPVFRCSQYQHDLLPQGSVSAADLEFAREVKEFRVSLFKLFQTKIDAAIAESEPEIDPNRLYLQIRKVLDNCAEVQQAHEYRGILQDKMWASVSTQIQAERQRLESVYQSHWQGKGALELNSNLKLPLHQLKTNIHRMPGGYLDGNEAEPFEVGALYDAGTFLYGLGWFGPLNDELGHTLINQVIAPYYPDFSPQTILDLGCAVGHSTLPYTAAYPTAKVWGIDLGASLLRFAIARARILESEVYFAQQNAEKTDFDDRSFDLVVSHILLHEIPASARQRVFTESYRLLKPGGLMVHLESILFLQPPTWVARYFRDTEVWANSEPYLASSKFEDFGVYALKAGFSPDSFQIRYVPSNAAARAGQQQANWVAFCAVK is encoded by the coding sequence ATGAGCGCTCCCGAACCCGTTTTTCGCTGCTCTCAATACCAGCATGACTTGCTTCCTCAAGGTTCTGTTAGTGCTGCCGATTTAGAATTCGCTCGCGAAGTCAAAGAGTTTCGAGTTTCCCTATTTAAACTTTTTCAAACTAAAATTGATGCGGCGATCGCTGAATCCGAGCCAGAAATCGATCCCAATCGTCTTTACCTTCAAATTCGTAAAGTTCTCGACAATTGTGCAGAAGTGCAGCAAGCTCACGAATACCGAGGTATTCTTCAAGACAAAATGTGGGCGAGCGTTTCAACTCAAATTCAAGCAGAGCGGCAGCGCCTTGAAAGCGTTTATCAAAGTCATTGGCAAGGGAAAGGAGCGCTCGAACTCAATTCAAATCTCAAGCTGCCTCTGCATCAATTGAAAACCAATATTCATCGAATGCCGGGAGGTTATCTCGATGGGAACGAAGCCGAACCCTTTGAAGTGGGAGCGCTCTACGATGCTGGAACTTTTTTGTACGGATTGGGATGGTTTGGCCCGCTCAATGACGAACTCGGTCATACTCTAATTAACCAAGTTATAGCGCCTTATTATCCCGATTTTTCTCCCCAAACTATTTTAGATTTGGGCTGTGCGGTCGGCCACAGTACGTTACCGTATACCGCTGCTTACCCAACAGCGAAAGTTTGGGGAATCGATTTAGGTGCTTCGTTGTTGAGATTTGCGATCGCGCGGGCGAGAATTTTGGAGAGTGAGGTTTATTTTGCCCAACAAAATGCCGAAAAAACAGACTTCGACGATCGCAGTTTCGATTTAGTCGTCAGTCATATTTTGCTGCATGAAATTCCAGCCAGCGCACGGCAGCGCGTTTTTACTGAAAGTTACCGACTGTTGAAACCGGGCGGGCTAATGGTGCATCTAGAGAGCATTTTATTCCTGCAACCTCCAACTTGGGTAGCGCGGTATTTTCGGGATACGGAAGTGTGGGCAAATTCAGAACCTTATCTGGCTTCTTCAAAGTTTGAAGACTTTGGAGTTTATGCTTTAAAGGCGGGATTCTCTCCCGATAGCTTTCAAATTCGTTATGTACCGAGCAATGCAGCAGCGCGAGCGGGGCAGCAGCAAGCGAATTGGGTTGCGTTTTGCGCAGTCAAATAA